ATTATTTGACTTTATACCTGAAAATATTGGAAAAGTATGGGGACGGGTTCCTTATAAGAAAAATGAGTCGTATGATATTGACATTGTAGCTTATGATGAGAATAATATACTTTTCGGCGAATGTAAATGGAATAACAAAAAAGTTGATTTATCAATTTATGATAAATTAAAATTGAGGAGCGAATTTGTAAATTACGGAAATAAAAATAAGAAATTTGTGATTTTTTCTAAAAGCGGATTTGCAGAAGATTTACTTAGTTTAAAAGATAAAAATTTATTTTTGCTTACCCCTGAAAATTTTTAAAAAACAAACTCTTCTGGATTGTAATTTCCAGAAGAGTTTTAATTTATCAGTCTCTTTCCTCAAAATATTTTTTTAATGTAAGATATGTATCGTTTTTTGAAAGTTCAAATATAATTGCATGCGTTTTTTCAGTCATTTTTATGGCATTTATGCTTTCGCCTATATATTCAATAATTTTTTCTTCACTTAATATATTTATTGTTTTTTTCAACATACCGATTTTATTATGAATACTGCTTCTTTCTTTTGTTAAATCACTTCTCGAAATTTCTTTCATTTCATCCCATATTTTTATAAGCCCTTCAAAATTCCAATTGTATTTTTGATTGATATTTTCTTTTGAAAGGTCTGTTTTTATTTTGTTTATATACTCTTCTGCTATTTCATATACTTTATCAACCTTCACGCTAATTTCCTGTAAGTCATTAAAGATATGCAATATACAAAATGTATAGAACATAAATAACATATATGAATTTTTTTCTAATCCGTATCGCTTATATATATCATCTTTAGTGTAGGCGTAAATACTTCTTACACTTCGTGGAATAATACATATATAATTTTCCGATGGAGATTCATATAATGAAAGGTTGGCTTTTTCAGCAAATATTTCAACAATTTTTTTTACTTCTTCATCATTGAAATATATATGAATTAATTCTCTATTTTCCTCTTCTGAAATCTCTGTTTTTTCTATTAATTTTGTTATTATCTGTATTGCATTCTCTATGGATTCCATTTTCTCACCTTGATTTTTTAAATATGTATTCTGTAAATGTAAAATCTTCAATTGTTATTTCCTCTTCAAGGGGTATAATATGTATTTTTTTAAATTCAAATATTTCGTTGAAATCTTTTAAAGCTTTTTTAAATAACGGCTCTCTGGTAATATTTATTGTCTTTAGCTGGTGCATATATAAGACTGTATCCAGGATAATTTTATTTGGTTTTTCTATAATCTGACTTAAATATATTTTATTTTCGACCTCTTTTAAAGCTTTTAATAATTTTTTTAGAAAAGAAATTTGCATTTCTTCTATCATTTTTTGTTCGTCTATATTTTCTACTTCATTTTCATCTAAAATTATACTGCTCTTTTGATTATGTTCATATGAATTATTAAAGAATACATTAAAGGCTATGCTTTTTTTTGGTTTTAATG
This is a stretch of genomic DNA from Marinitoga piezophila KA3. It encodes these proteins:
- a CDS encoding DUF6063 family protein produces the protein MKILHLQNTYLKNQGEKMESIENAIQIITKLIEKTEISEEENRELIHIYFNDEEVKKIVEIFAEKANLSLYESPSENYICIIPRSVRSIYAYTKDDIYKRYGLEKNSYMLFMFYTFCILHIFNDLQEISVKVDKVYEIAEEYINKIKTDLSKENINQKYNWNFEGLIKIWDEMKEISRSDLTKERSSIHNKIGMLKKTINILSEEKIIEYIGESINAIKMTEKTHAIIFELSKNDTYLTLKKYFEERD